In the genome of Podospora pseudocomata strain CBS 415.72m chromosome 7, whole genome shotgun sequence, the window TATATATATCTGGTTATGGAGATGCTGTCTTGCAATTCAAGGTAGACTGGCAGGCCCCGGTACGGTTCTCAACTGCTAGCAATACAGTGCTGCTCTTCAAGGAGAGAAATCGAACTACACGGTGGGTGTCGATCTGGCCAACAAATAAGGCGGATTGGTcacggaagaggaggctagACAGGTACAGTTCTACCCCTAGCACTGGGTGGTCATTGTCTAGACAAAGCCTCCCCGATTCACACATGGCGGCCGTGCCTCAGTGAAGAATGCCTTGGAAGCCAAACCAAGATTGGGACGTACCTGACTACGGGTACACGAACTGGTGGTTGAAGACGTGGGATTTCGGCCAAGCACCCGGGCCGCTcgtggcagtggtggtaCATACCACACTCATTTGGGAGCCGACAGGACACTAAATCGGCAGTGACTGTGAGTGAGTGCATCTCAAATCCCTGTTAAAGTAGGGAAAGTACGGCTACCACCTCGCGGCGCAGTTCCTGGAGTGGGAGTGTGGCTTCGCCTCCTTAACAGAAGTCGGTTGGTTTTGATGTGGGAGTACGAGAAGTTTCATTGGTGCATTTTAGTGcgtggttggttggttgcATTAAGCGCGACCTAGCAGGGGGGCCAAGTCTTCTTGAACTGACTGTGTGCTGTGCACTCAACCATGACACAAAGATATGCGCTGGATCCAAATTGACTACATTTATGGAAAAATGGAGTGCAAGATCAAACATGAGACTCGAAACCTGAGGCAAAGCACATCCAGCGAGGCGGACATGTATCTTGAACAGGTGCTCATAAAAGTATGGAGAGTATCAATGCATGCCCATCGGCCGCTCGTCCTGTGACTCTGGGATTTTGAATTCTGATTCAGTGTACGTAAACCATCCAGTGGCCTGTTGCCAGAAGAACTGCATTCTGCGACGAAATGACGCCTGAGCCAATACAGAAGAATATCATTGAGTCAAAGTGGTAGGAACAATAGAAGCGAATCCACTGCACGAGGCCACCTTTTCAGCCCTATGATCGGCAGCACAGTGGTGATCATATCTGTGCCGTTAGATTGGTCAACATGCGTTCCATTAGATCGGTATCAAGCGTGGAGCCTACCGGATTGCTTTCCCTTGAATCTAACCACCGAGCATCCCGATCTGGGTTCACATGCTTCACTATTGGTGTTTTACGTCAAAGTTTGTGTCATGATCGGATCACTTCTGAACTTGGAAGCAAACAAGCAGGAGAACACTCGCCCATCTTCGGACTGTTAGTTCATGGCTTTCGAGTCCACCATCGTTTGCCCAACAGGATATGCATTCTCGCACGAGATTGGCTATGTCGACTACTTTTCACAATCTCCGAATCACATGTGGCGATCTTCATTCAAACCTGTGAGTTTGCACCATTCTCTATTGATGCCGTTGGCAGTCTTCAACTTTACATTGGCTCGCCAGCGTGTTTAGAACCCGTCATCGGATGCCTACCCCCTTTCTTTCCTGTTGGACCCGACAGATCGGATCACAGGCAAGAGACGACCAGGCCTCCTGTTTGAATTTCTTTGTATGGATTCTGTCTGGCTTCTAGACGACAGGAGACTGACTCAGGGTAGGTATGGCCGCATGTTGGGCCTGCCAGCGGGCGAATCAGTCGGACGGAGAAGTGCGAATATCCAATCATTTCAGAGGCCTTACACCAACGACCAGAGGGCGGTGCGTGCGCGCTATGCCTATTGCAGCATCATATGTCTGGGGCTAGTTGCAAAACCTCCAAGAGggctccaaaaacaaaactgAAGGCATGTGAATGAGGACCATGAGAAATGATGAAGACGCATATCACACAGAGTGTAAAAGATGCCTTGTTGGTTGGAAAACTCACATGTCTTGCCTGGGCCTGGTTCGTGACTGGACACATTGACTCGGTCGGCATTGTTGGTTGCGGAGGGCGGCCGCCAAGTCGGGACGGGCGATGCGCGGCCTGCGTCCTCACGGGATACGAACCGGTGATCATCGCGGGGAATATTCACCGGGTGCGGAGTGGCTGGCGATCAAATGCAGGTCTGGAAGTTCACCTTCCCTATGCCGTGGGGAAAACAAAAGGGACCAAGTCACACATCAAGGCAGCTTCCCCTTTCTTGCCTGTTCTTGTGTGGCTAACTGGAGCAAGAAGCCAAAATCAACACGGCATGACGTCTTGGAGCTATGACTTGACTTAGGTAATTCTCTAATCTAAGGGAGGTAGCCGATGTTTCTGCTGATTTGTGAGGTCATGGTGTTCTGTCCTGGGTGGCATCCCCTCACCAATTCTGGCTAAACCACAGAGCAGCATTTGCATATGCGATAGTCCTTTGATAATATCCAGCGCGGGGTGATCATAGGAGATATGTAGCATAGGTATTCAAGTCGGCACGGCAGATAGTTCAAGTCGGTAAAGATGACACTGCAGTGAACGGTTATAAATGCTCTTGTAGTAATGCAGCAACAGAAACGTCTACCCGCACGCATTCTGAAGTATGTGGTCAAAATCATGTACCTCCTCGTAAACAAAAAAATCATGATTGCCTCTCGCCTTCTGTTGAcgcttcttctctctctttccggTGTCTTGGGCCGTACGTTATTTTCATTGCCTGCCCAACCCCGTACCGAAATAGTTACTCACCGTTAACATCACACTCACAACAGAACGTTGCCAATGGTCCCATCTACGTCAATCTTCCGACCGCTACTCGGAGCTTCAAACCAGCCCCCAGCATACCCCCTCACCATCTgaccccctcttcttccccgccaCGAGCCCCTACCCATTCTACAACAacgccatccccacccccctcaaccaaacCATCCTCGCAACCACTCAAGTCCGCCCTTTACACACCCATTCCATCATCGACCAAGAGGGCTGCTCAAGCTACACCCGTCTAATCACCAACGACGCCATCTTGGCAGTGCAGATATTCTACGAAtccgccaccaacaccgggGGAGTGCCCCTCAGAGTTAAGGAGATTCACACTGTGTACTTCCTTGCTCCGGGGAACAGTACCGAAAAAATTCAGGCCAATGTGAAGAGAGAAACGTGGCCGAGTTTCAGCAGGTCGGATCAAGATGCAAGATCGACCTTGAAGGGGGTATTTGATGCGTATTTGGATGCGAATGGCCCTGTCGCGTGGGCTGGCAGCTGTTCGATGCTTGATTCTGGAAAGGGTGGTGATCTCAGAGCTGGGCAGGGAGATCAGTGTGCGGAGCTGAGGCTGCAATTGAAAGAAGGTCAAAAGATAGAGCAGAGAATGTATGTGATTGACGAGTCTCTTGGCGCGGTGACTGtgtcgggggtggtggggggaaaggTGGCAGGGTTTGAGGGGAGGGTCGTGAAGGGGAAGTTGGAGTATGTGCACCAGTTTGGTGACTACTGCTCCTGATTCGTGAGAGCTTGACGGTTTTGGAGACAATGTGTCAAGTAACTGCCTACGTACCAAGTATAAAACTGGGAAATccgggggttcaggggttcagaGGTTCGCGGGTGTGCTGGGGTGCAGAGGAGGTAGCGAGACTCGTGAACAATTCAATGTCTCACATTGCCAGCCCGCTTAGTTGACCAAGCAAAGTCTATAGACAAATTCTTCGGATGCTGGATAGGCGTTACCAACAGTGTTGGTCGGAAGAGGGCGATAAGGGCCCGGAGTTGGTAGTGGACTGCTCGCTGAGAGAGGCATACACCACGGTGGGTGCCTCACGGCCCTATCTGCACGTTTGTAATGGACGAAGGAATATACCGGGTACCTTACAGGACACGGTCAGATTCTGTCTCACGGGTGGGTCGTTCTATTACGTCTCTTTTAGAACTAACCGTTGATATCCGCTCCCTCCTGCACACCATCTCCGGCCTAACTGACCCTGGCTGCCAGCTGCATGATTTATGCGCGTCATCAGCCCTATAAGGCTTGCCACGCGTCCAGCCGCTTCCAGTCATGCCATGCTTTTGCCTTCCTCACACCCGCAACACCCACATGTAAGCCCAACAAGTGCTGTTGGGTCGACCAATTTCCCTTAATTGCTTGTGATCTGCGGCTGCGTGATAGCTTCCTGTGGGGGCGGTTGGTCCCGCAAATTGACATGAGATGACTGGTTTGGCTGTTGGCGATTTATAGACAAGGTACATACATTACGTAGCTATGTATCTAGGCCGTTGTTGAAGGGATGCTTTCCGTGGAAGGCTATTGAACGGAATCAGGTGTCGTTGGTGCATCCCAACTAAGACTAGGCATCTAGGCAGTGTAGTCAATGAGCTAAGCTGAGCTAAGCAGGCCCCGGGCTTGCTCGGCTTACTTACTTTAACTCACTAACGTTACTTAGCTTAGGATTATTTACTACTCGCTTTAAATTATAATATTAGTGATCTTCTTAAAGATAATGATTTTGGCTCGATTtatgttacaacctgcaccagaaatggatacagactgcaaggcagtacgccagaggtgaatatgacagaatgatcgaaggttgtgacaagcgtctcagacatgggttcactgtcaacaacaggttgttctaacaaagagctactgaaagtagattgtagacaaatgaacttgaattgcttgcatgaggaatcagattcctcgacacggggagcgcccggcgctcccccctatttatgtcaagctatctacatatatttctgaagtatctttgtaccttgctcagtgtgccttcaaagccagagaacctcaattatatctatgcatggtgacagcattaGTGGcaatggtaccatgtccagctgaactggttacgtcagtttcagcttccatgagctcctattcagcttgattgaccagaacccttttctgtctgacaggtaccacccagtggttcctgtacaggggtattacgcttggggcgtaacaccCAAGAGTACATTgcaactatctggtgacgagTACactgaacttgaagaagaaaagaaaaagagaaagaaaaggttTGTCAACATGAGCCTCTGATATAGCTGAgcgtgttggccagtgcgcggtgatagaaggttctggagtagtggtctgtgcgttctgggaatagcttcatcTGGGCCgaaggttgccgaggtccatgccaggctcagcccGTTACAAAATCCTTCTAAAAGCACTTATAATAATAGAAATACTTTATTATCAAAACCGTTTCTTTATTAAACCTATATTATTAAAAGCTATATATAAATTTAATTTCATTAAATAAGCTCTTTATTTCCGAAGATATTTATTGTTTTAAAttggggtcgctgagagcactgtaactacaggggtctcaggagggtgaagcaattacccaagaacttggcgagtctcggactgtgctgctaaATACGACGAcgtggttgtcgaaggaagaaagtgcaacaggtattacctgcaaatacagagagtagtgaactgagatgttgtagtctcatatATAagatactgtaaatgatcaatcttattgactgaCTTGACTTATTATTTCttaaggaaagaaagaagcaggaataccattgcaattggaagagggctctttatgagcacctgaacttcTTTATCATCCTTATCGCTCCCTATCGCTCGGTGGCCCCAGTGACTTGGATCTATGATCTCGTTGCCGATAAGGTGCTCGTATCGCTCATGAGGCTTCTCgtatctctcattgttcggaggtccggtcaagagtctgtccggagatccggtgaagagtcctgggagccgttgagagcgcttgtgggcgagccgttgagagaattgtgggcgagccgttgagagcattgtgggcgagctgttgggaacaatgtgggcgcagaattccataaacaagtgctgtaaaattccatgaataaatgctgcattttaacaaAAAATTATAAATGTTTACTGAAGGTTATGCCCTATATAGGCCTGTAAGCCCTGTATTGGCATATACTTACAATGCTCGCAACAGCGAAAGACTCAATACCTagtaacgtacattataagcgagtcgcgcatataagcgagtcgcgcactggccattgcgacgcgttctctctacacttaacatcatttttctctacaacccaacatgccacctactttaaaggaagcgagggtaatcttagcccttgaagctctccaaaaggacgaaaaattacgcctcagagccgcagctaagctctataatgtaccaccatcaaccctccgtgaccgacgcgctggccggcctgcacgacgcgacaccacgcccaattcgaagaagctcactcaatcagaagaggatgatgctattattcaatacgttattgagctatgtgcgcgagcttttccaccaagattgcgtggtgtggaagatatggccaaccaactgctacgcgtacgcgacgcgccccctgtt includes:
- a CDS encoding hypothetical protein (EggNog:ENOG503PNCH) gives rise to the protein MIASRLLLTLLLSLSGVLGQRCQWSHLRQSSDRYSELQTSPQHTPSPSDPLFFPATSPYPFYNNAIPTPLNQTILATTQVRPLHTHSIIDQEGCSSYTRLITNDAILAVQIFYESATNTGGVPLRVKEIHTVYFLAPGNSTEKIQANVKRETWPSFSRSDQDARSTLKGVFDAYLDANGPVAWAGSCSMLDSGKGGDLRAGQGDQCAELRLQLKEGQKIEQRMYVIDESLGAVTVSGVVGGKVAGFEGRVVKGKLEYVHQFGDYCS